CCGCGCGCCGCGCGTCGAACGCCTCGACATCCCGGAACTGCAGATCGGCCGCGCCCGGCGGAGAGACGTTTCGCCAGCTGGTCCCGCCGTCCGTGGTGCGCAGCACCGTGCCGCCGGTGCCGGCCAGCCAGGCGGTGTGCCGGTCGACCGCCGCCAGGCCCCGGAAGCGGACCTGCGGGGTGCCCGGGTCCTTGGGCGCCCAGTGGGGGCTCCCGCGCCCGAGGGGTCCGGCCTGGGCCGCCGGGACGGTCAGCGCGGCCAGCGCCGCCCCGCACGCCACCCCCACCGCCACCAGCCTGCCGGTGCGTCCTCTGCGTCGCGTGTTCACCGAGCGCCTCATGGCGGGCGAAGCTAGCCCACCGGCCCGGCGCCGTCCAGAGGCCAACTGCCCGCCGCTGCGGGCGGAAACGGCCGGTGCCCCGCCGTGCATGAATGCGGTGACCGAGGTCACTCGTGATTCCTGTGCACGGATCGGCCGGATCCGTCGTCTCTTCCATTGCCGGGTGCTGACATCCAGGCGTAGTCCAGCCGTCACGAGGGAGCAAGGCGTTGTCCACCGTCATCGAGCAGCCCGTAGAGGCCCGTCTCGTCGCCGCCGCACCGCGTATGCCGAGCATTCCCGCCACGCTGCGCTACGACCGATGCGACCCGTTCGCCGTCGTCATGACCTTCCCCGCCCCGGCCACCCTCGAGGGGGTCGATGTGTGCTGGACCTTCTCCCGCGAGCTGCTGACGGCCGGACTGCACCAGCCCGAGGGGCACGGGGACGTCCGGGTGCGGCCGTACGGCTACGACCGCACCGTACTGGAGTTCCACGCCCCCGAGGGCACCGCGATCGTGCATGTGCGCTCGGGCGAGATCCGCCGCTTCCTGGAGGCGACCAGCCAGCTCGTCCCCGTCGGCCTCGAACACCTCCAGCTCGACCTGGACCACGACCTGGCCGAACTGATGCGGGACGCCTGCTGAGCGCTACGCGCGCGTGAAGCCGAATCGTCGACTCACGCGGACTCACGCGCGCGTGGGCGACGCGTTCGGCCCGCCATAGCCGTACCGGTCGGCCGGCGTCCCGTACGTGCCCGCCTCCAGCAGCTCCCACGGCGGACCGGGGC
Above is a genomic segment from Streptomyces fodineus containing:
- a CDS encoding SsgA family sporulation/cell division regulator, producing the protein MSTVIEQPVEARLVAAAPRMPSIPATLRYDRCDPFAVVMTFPAPATLEGVDVCWTFSRELLTAGLHQPEGHGDVRVRPYGYDRTVLEFHAPEGTAIVHVRSGEIRRFLEATSQLVPVGLEHLQLDLDHDLAELMRDAC